In the Bacteroidota bacterium genome, one interval contains:
- a CDS encoding HlyC/CorC family transporter, with protein sequence MNLYLVIIFGSLLFSAFFSGIEIAYYQANRLKIELDKNKGYTSARILSNFISHPTRFITNTLVGNNIALVIYGLVFTRLLNLMYPGGVFGIHSSFFSFLVLTVISGLIVLIFAEFIPKALFIINPNRVLKIIIIPFQVVYYVLFPINILVSSVSSLLLQLAGIKVNERRPAFDYHDLFYIVNKEDDNPEYEAEVDLDTQILKNAIELPKIKVRECMVPRPEIVAIDIEDSLDILKAKFIETGHSKILVFKETIDQIIGYVHLVDFLDRPETIKKLIRPVFIIAESMPANELLKEFTSSNKSIGLVVDEYGGTAGIVSIEDVLEEIFGEIEDEFDSDALKEEKLSDSEYIFSTRLEIDYLNDKYGFDLPEGEFETISGLILEIHQSIPHKNHTVKIDRFSFKILAATESRIDEVLMKIVPTSEY encoded by the coding sequence ATGAACCTTTATTTAGTTATCATTTTTGGAAGCCTTTTATTTTCAGCTTTTTTTAGCGGAATTGAAATCGCCTATTATCAGGCAAATCGACTCAAAATTGAACTCGACAAAAACAAAGGATATACTTCTGCCCGTATACTTTCAAACTTTATTTCACATCCAACTCGATTTATTACCAATACCTTGGTTGGAAACAATATTGCTTTGGTAATTTATGGCTTGGTTTTCACCAGATTGTTAAATTTAATGTATCCAGGAGGTGTTTTTGGGATACATAGTTCATTCTTTTCATTTTTGGTACTCACTGTTATTTCTGGTTTAATTGTTTTAATTTTTGCTGAATTTATACCCAAAGCTTTATTTATTATCAACCCTAACAGAGTATTGAAGATTATTATTATTCCTTTTCAAGTTGTTTATTATGTGTTGTTCCCCATTAATATTTTAGTGTCTTCTGTTTCGTCTTTACTGCTTCAATTAGCTGGTATAAAAGTAAATGAAAGGCGGCCAGCATTCGATTATCACGATTTATTCTACATCGTTAATAAGGAGGATGATAATCCAGAATATGAGGCTGAAGTAGATTTAGATACACAGATTCTGAAAAATGCTATTGAGCTGCCGAAAATTAAAGTGAGAGAATGCATGGTTCCTCGACCTGAAATTGTTGCCATAGATATTGAGGATAGTTTGGACATATTAAAGGCCAAATTCATTGAGACAGGGCATTCTAAAATACTGGTGTTTAAAGAAACAATAGATCAAATAATAGGTTATGTTCATTTAGTTGATTTTTTAGATAGACCCGAGACAATAAAAAAACTAATTCGGCCTGTTTTTATTATTGCTGAATCAATGCCTGCCAATGAACTTTTAAAAGAATTTACTTCTTCCAATAAAAGCATCGGGCTGGTTGTTGATGAGTATGGTGGCACCGCAGGAATTGTTTCTATTGAGGATGTGTTGGAAGAAATATTTGGCGAGATTGAAGATGAATTTGATAGTGATGCTTTGAAAGAAGAGAAATTGAGTGATTCTGAGTATATCTTTAGTACACGACTTGAGATTGACTATTTGAATGACAAATATGGATTTGACCTTCCTGAGGGAGAATTTGAAACGATTAGTGGATTAATATTAGAAATTCACCAAAGCATCCCACATAAAAACCACACAGTAAAAATTGATCGATTTTCATTTAAAATATTAGCAGCTACTGAAAGTAGAATTGACGAAGTGCTTATGAAAATAGTACCGACTTCTGAATATTGA